One Octopus sinensis linkage group LG11, ASM634580v1, whole genome shotgun sequence genomic window carries:
- the LOC115217234 gene encoding B-cell lymphoma/leukemia 11A-like yields MKIYLPASELSVQLSNLSTPSPKAPSDHVMTPPTPNTADALPHPPHPFMFRMPFDRQHQLPPGPALSPFNRPPTGPDFRLDLLNDPFHSRSVQGLSNISSAFDVPPPFPAPFSDRPRIMETIDFYSQRLRQLASTQTPPLRKPTPPFSQTPSTFTSITPTPSHSQDSLPKNLSPASKLKSCEFCGKCFRFQSNLIVHRRSHTGEKPFKCPICPHACTQASKLKRHMKTHLNKSPLSSMSQTSNISNASEGSVPSSSSTPDSNKHMIKHNDSNIDLDNEEENEEEEEEELEEELEEDDDLEGMETVHNGSPDPLDCHVSKNRDDHSSQERRTPNERSKDLSHMPGAGEKSLLSEVMENTGLNNIQQYNEAFQQALAENIHNKDSTKVEEDGSEGTENGDRDIKSEDTDVSYTSQEKPEPLDCSESPYTKRIKTEPLEIVNSMESIYSNMWLPSSHHQEYFLSGLSARLSDPNHNSFNSPSESALKPNLTSHPKAGPSSNSTPSNGGPISNRKDRRNDTCEFCGKVFKNCSNLTVHRRSHTGEKPYKCELCSYACAQSSKLTRHMKTHGRIGKDVYRCKFCSMPFSVPSTLEKHMRKCVENRQVRAVQETDTDTNSTTTSTL; encoded by the coding sequence ATGAAGATTTATTTACCAGCATCAGAGCTTTCTGTACAACTTTCCAATCTATCAACTCCATCTCCTAAGGCACCATCAGACCATGTGATGACTCCTCCGACTCCAAACACTGCTGATGCATTGCCACACCCTCCTCATCCCTTCATGTTCCGCATGCCATTTGATCGTCAACACCAACTGCCACCAGGTCCAGCGCTCAGTCCGTTTAACCGTCCTCCAACGGGTCCGGATTTTCGCTTGGACCTGTTAAATGATCCGTTTCATTCAAGGTCTGTCCAGGGCCTTTCTAATATTTCATCAGCATTTGATGTACCGCCGCCATTTCCGGCCCCCTTCAGTGACCGACCGCGGATCATGGAAACAATAGACTTTTACTCACAGCGTCTTCGACAATTGGCATCAACACAGACACCCCCTTTACGAAAACCTACACCCCCATTTTCACAGACTCCTTCAACATTTACATCGATAACACCAACACCATCGCATTCTCAAGATTCTTTACCAAAGAATTTAAGCCCTGCAAGTAAATTAAAATCTTGTGAGTTTTGTGGGAAATGTTTCCGATTTCAAAGTAATCTAATCGTACATCGAAGatctcacacaggagagaagccatttaaATGTCCCATATgtccacatgcatgcacacaagctAGTAAACTAAAACGGCATATGAAAACTCACTTAAACAAGTCACCCCTCAGTAGTATGTCTCAGACTTCAAACATATCTAATGCCTCCGAAGGCAGTGTGCCATCCAGTAGCAGCACACCCGACTCAAACAAACATATGATAAAACATAACGATTCTAATATTGACTTAGACAACGAAGAGGAAaacgaagaggaggaagaggaagagctTGAAGAGGAGTTAGAGGAGGATGACGATCTTGAAGGGATGGAGACCGTTCACAATGGGTCTCCCGATCCTTTGGATTGTCATGTAAGTAAAAATAGAGACGACCACTCTTCTCAGGAGCGCAGGACTCCGAACGAGAGGTCGAAGGATTTGAGCCACATGCCCGGCGCTGGAGAGAAGTCTTTGCTGAGTGAGGTGATGGAAAACACAGGTCTCAATAACATTCAGCAATATAACGAGGCGTTCCAGCAGGCGTTGGCTGAGAACATCCACAACAAGGATAGCACAAAGGTTGAAGAAGATGGTTCGGAGGGCACCGAGAACGGTGATAGAGACATAAAGTCTGAAGACACAGATGTGTCGTACACTAGTCAGGAAAAACCTGAACCTCTAGATTGCAGTGAATCGCCCTACACAAAACGAATTAAGACTGAACCACTGGAAATAGTAAATAGTATGGAATCTATATATTCTAATATGTGGTTACCTAGTAGTCACCACCAAGAGTATTTTTTATCTGGTCTATCTGCAAGGCTTAGCGACCCTAATCACAACAGTTTCAATTCTCCATCAGAAAGTGCCTTGAAGCCAAATCTGACTTCGCACCCTAAAGCCGGCCCTAGTTCTAATAGTACCCCCAGTAATGGTGGGCCAATATCAAATCGGAAAGACCGGCGGAATGATACCTGTGAATTTTGTGGGAAAGTTTTCAAGAACTGCAGCAATTTAACGGTGCACCGAAGAAGTCATACTGGTGAGAAGCCATATAAGTGTGAGTTGTGCAGCTATGCGTGCGCACAGTCGAGTAAGCTGACTAGACACATGAAGACGCACGGCCGTATCGGGAAGGACGTGTACAGGTGTAAGTTCTGTAGCATGCCCTTCTCCGTGCCGAGTACTTTGGAGAAACATATGCGCAAGTGTGTCGAGAACCGGCAAGTACGAGCAGTTCAGGAGACTGACACAGATACAAACAGCACTACGACATCtacattatag